AGACACTGCGTTTTCGGCTGGATGAAACCATTGCGCTGATCCGTAACCGATTCGGCGCCCGCGTCGATGCCGATACCTGTGCGCGTTTGCACGAACTGGCCGAAGGCTGGTCACTCGGTCTGCAGTTGACACTCTCGGCAATGGAACGGGAGAGCGACCCGTTATCTGTGCTTGGTTCTTTATCCAGCAGCGCGGGTGGATTGCGTGACTATTTCGTTGATGGCTTGTTATCAAAGCTGCCCGCCGCTGACCTGACCTTTCTCACCAGCATTGCGCTGGTCGATCAGTTGCACCCAGACCTCTGCGCAGCTTTGAGCAGCCATGAGCACGCAGAAGAACAACTTGCCCGTTTGATGCGGGAAACGCCGATTTTTGTCGCCAGCGAAAATGGTACATGGTGCCGCTTGCATATGCTGGCGCGTGACGTATTGCGGGCGCGATTTGCGCAATTACCGCAGAAAGAACAGGCACAACTACATGGCCGCGCCATGCACTGGCTGGCCGAGCACGGCATGGTGGAAGAAGCGGCAAGACACGCCTACGCGGCGGGCGAATACAGCGTGGCCTTTGCCTTTGCCGAGCGTTGTTTTTACGACGCGGTAAGACAGGGACATCAGGTGGCGGTACTCGACTGGTTCGAGCGCTTGTCCGAAAGTGACCTGGAGCAGCGCCCCCGTTTGCGACTGGCTGCGGCATGGGTACTGGCCCGCAGCGAGCGCCACGATGAAGCAGAAAGACAAGTCGACCGCTTGCTGGCCAACCCCGATATCGATGACGAATTGCGCTATGAATGCGCGCTGATCATGTGCGCAGCGGCTTATTTTGGCGACGATCCCGACCTTTTTGTCGCCATGTTCAAACCCTGGGCTGGCTCGGCTCCCACGCGTGACCCGTGGCTGCTGCAAATTCACGCCAACCGGCTTGCTGGCAACGCCATCCTGCACGGCGACCCGGCGCAGGCACGACGACATCAGCAGCTCGTTCCAGCCTTCGGCGGAGACAGACCCGCCGGCTATGTAGCGCGTTGGGGCGGGCTGATGGTGGGTCTGAGCTATCTGGTCGAGGGCCAATTCCGCCTGGCGGAAGAAGTCTTGCGACCTGCACTGGCTGGCGCTGAACTGGGTCTCGGACGACGCAACCCCTTGTCGTGCATGCTGGCGTCCTTGCTCGCCACGGCGGTCTACGAGCGCGACCAACTCGATGAAGCCGCCGCCTTGCTGGCCAACCGGCTGGACGTGCTGGAACGGACCGGCACCCCGGAAACCGTGATGTACGCTTATCGTGCCGCCGCCCGCGTGGCCGCCGCCCAAGGCAGCGAACATCGCGCTCTGGATCTGCTTGAGGCCATGTACTCCACGGGCGTCGCGCGCAACCTGCCGCGACTGTGTGTGGTCAGCCTGGCCGAACAAATCCGCATTCATGCCGGGCGTTTCCGTTCGGAAACCTGCCGTGCCCTGGTGCAGCGGATCGATGAAATCGTGCAAGCCAACGCGGATCGTGGCCCGTTGTGGCAAAAACTGGTGATCTTCTTCCAGACCCTGTCACATGCTTATGCGGCGTTTTCCGTGCAGAACTGGCGCGGCGCGCTTGAAGATCTAGCCATCGCCGGCCCCCAAGCAGACGCCATGAAGATTGGCCGCTATCGCATCGAAATCATGGCATTGCGAGCATTTGCGCTCGATAACGTCGGTGAAGATGGCGTGCCCTTGATTCGTGAGGCGATGAATCTGGCCCAGACCTTTGGCCTGGCCCGCACCTTGGCCGATGCTCATCCTTCGCTAGCAGACTGGGCGCGGCGGGTAGCGAAAGAAAGTGAGGATGTGGGCGCTGGCGGGCAGATCCCGCGTGCGGCACGCCCACCTGTCGAAAACAAAAACGCCGCCCCGCGTGCGCTACCGAGTATGGGTTTGACCCCCAGAGAGCGAGACTTGCTTGAGCAGCTGGCACGCAATCTTTCGAATAAAGAAATTGCCATTGCCATGTCGGTGAGCGAAGAAACGGTGAAATGGCATCTGAAAAACCTGTTTGGCAAATTAGATGCCGGTTCACGCCGCCAAGTTGTGCGACGGGCGCAACTGTTGGGTTTCCTGGAAGGCGGCGGCGCTACCTAGCCATCAGGCTTGTCCCTTGCCCTGCGACAACACATCACATGCCCATCACATGCTGGCCAACTCAATCTGACAGATCAATCCTGATTAAAAGCCCGCCGTGACGCCAACCCAGCTTTGCCACGGCGGTAAAACGGTGCTAGCGATATTGATTGCGCAAAGCCAGCTTGTTGAGCTTGCCAACGCTGGTTTTGGTCAGTTGTTCAACAAACTCGATCCGTTCCGGAATGGCGTATCTGGAAATAAATCCTTGCGCCGCAAAGTTCTGCAAATGCGTGCGGATATCCTCACCAGACAGTTTGTTGACGAATTCCGGCAGCACCACCACCAGCGCCAGCGGGCGTTCGCCCCATTTGTCATCAGAAACGCCGATGACAGCCGCTTCCATCACCGCCGGGTGACGGCAGATCAACTCTTCCACTTCCAGCGATGACACCCACTCCCCGCCCGTCTTGATGACGTCTTTCATCCGGTCGGAAATCTGCAGATAGCCGCGCGCATCAATATGGCCGATATCCTGCGTGTGCAGCCAGCCGCCGTCCCACAGCTGTTCCGAGGCATTCGGGTTGTTGAGATAACCTTGCGTGAGCCAAGGCGCGCGGATGACGACCTCGCCAGCGGTTTTTCCATCCCGTGGACAAGTATCCATCTGCTCGTTGACGGTTCTCAGTTCGACCAAAGACACCGGGCGACCCGCGCAGAGCCGCGTAGCAATGTCTGTCTCACCTTCGACCAGGTCTTCGCTCATGACTTGCGCCAGCGCCACCACCGGGCAGGTTTCCGACATGCCGTAGCCGGCAAATACATCGATACCGCGCTCAAGCGCCGCCTTGGCCAGACTGGATGTCAGCGCAGAGCCACCAATGATCGCCGTCAGTCCAGACAAGTCGATATCGCGCCCGGCCGGGTCGGACAACAACATGTTCAGGATCGTCGGTACGCTATGCGTGAAGGACACCTTTTCTTTCTCAATCAATTTGAGAATGGTGCCAGCCTGATAGCGCCCCGGATAAACCTGTTTGAGCCCGGCCAACGTCGCGATATACGGCAACCCCCAAGCATGCACATGGAACATGGGCGTCAGCGGCATATAGACATCGCCGCGATGCAGGCCGCCTTGCTGTGGCGCCAGGGCCAAGGTATTAGAGACCGCGAGCGTATGCAGAACCAGCTGCCGATGGCTGAAATACACACCTTTGGGTGTGCCGGTGGTACCGGTGGTATAGAACGTCGTCGCCCGCGTGTTTTCGTCGAAGTCGGGGAAATCAAACTTGTCTGCGCTGCTGCTGAGCAAGCTCTCGTATTCCCCTTCGAAATGAGCAGGAACGGACGCAGATTCGTCAGACAGCAGAATGAATTTCTTGACGCTCGTAAGCTTGGGTTGAATCTCTGCCAGAACGGGCAGGAAGTCCTCATTCACCAACAGCACATCGGCCGCCGCGTGGTTGAGGGTGTACAAGATTTGATCCGGTGACAGCCGCACGTTCACCATCTGCAGCACTGCGCCCAGCATCGGCACCGCGAAGAAACACTCCAGGTAACGGTGGCTATCCCAATCCATCACGGCCACCGTACAGCAGCCCTTCACCCCCAGATTGGTGAGAGCATTGCCCAGGCGGTTGATGCGCAGCGA
This genomic interval from Silvimonas soli contains the following:
- a CDS encoding LuxR C-terminal-related transcriptional regulator — its product is MSSESSGAFGAVTEFVLKTTPPKAPRHLLVRPRLSAIEDSFREHRLIVVQAPAGFGKTSLLAQWRREYLTQGAVVAWLLADGRDDPYRFLQGLVHAVRVGAARPNFGRLLVEGATAVVGELEGVTTWLAELAMSALDLVLFIDEADHLPQASLTALTYLMHNAPSNLRVVVAARSGITAAVADLEGYGQCAVIGAETLRFRLDETIALIRNRFGARVDADTCARLHELAEGWSLGLQLTLSAMERESDPLSVLGSLSSSAGGLRDYFVDGLLSKLPAADLTFLTSIALVDQLHPDLCAALSSHEHAEEQLARLMRETPIFVASENGTWCRLHMLARDVLRARFAQLPQKEQAQLHGRAMHWLAEHGMVEEAARHAYAAGEYSVAFAFAERCFYDAVRQGHQVAVLDWFERLSESDLEQRPRLRLAAAWVLARSERHDEAERQVDRLLANPDIDDELRYECALIMCAAAYFGDDPDLFVAMFKPWAGSAPTRDPWLLQIHANRLAGNAILHGDPAQARRHQQLVPAFGGDRPAGYVARWGGLMVGLSYLVEGQFRLAEEVLRPALAGAELGLGRRNPLSCMLASLLATAVYERDQLDEAAALLANRLDVLERTGTPETVMYAYRAAARVAAAQGSEHRALDLLEAMYSTGVARNLPRLCVVSLAEQIRIHAGRFRSETCRALVQRIDEIVQANADRGPLWQKLVIFFQTLSHAYAAFSVQNWRGALEDLAIAGPQADAMKIGRYRIEIMALRAFALDNVGEDGVPLIREAMNLAQTFGLARTLADAHPSLADWARRVAKESEDVGAGGQIPRAARPPVENKNAAPRALPSMGLTPRERDLLEQLARNLSNKEIAIAMSVSEETVKWHLKNLFGKLDAGSRRQVVRRAQLLGFLEGGGAT
- a CDS encoding fatty acid--CoA ligase is translated as METNTIPVTASAYTYPLLIKQLLHTPLAVAPQQEIVYADKRRHTYKEFSLRINRLGNALTNLGVKGCCTVAVMDWDSHRYLECFFAVPMLGAVLQMVNVRLSPDQILYTLNHAAADVLLVNEDFLPVLAEIQPKLTSVKKFILLSDESASVPAHFEGEYESLLSSSADKFDFPDFDENTRATTFYTTGTTGTPKGVYFSHRQLVLHTLAVSNTLALAPQQGGLHRGDVYMPLTPMFHVHAWGLPYIATLAGLKQVYPGRYQAGTILKLIEKEKVSFTHSVPTILNMLLSDPAGRDIDLSGLTAIIGGSALTSSLAKAALERGIDVFAGYGMSETCPVVALAQVMSEDLVEGETDIATRLCAGRPVSLVELRTVNEQMDTCPRDGKTAGEVVIRAPWLTQGYLNNPNASEQLWDGGWLHTQDIGHIDARGYLQISDRMKDVIKTGGEWVSSLEVEELICRHPAVMEAAVIGVSDDKWGERPLALVVVLPEFVNKLSGEDIRTHLQNFAAQGFISRYAIPERIEFVEQLTKTSVGKLNKLALRNQYR